A genomic segment from Candidatus Brocadia sinica JPN1 encodes:
- a CDS encoding IS4 family transposase, whose amino-acid sequence MDPFCKQQKIPTFHELFSPVQNIFHSVPPLESKGNRPLQMNFEQQLKALIYYHLEEHSSGRDLLQELQEDDFARTEIAPPDGIKKSSFFEAINHRGLEQLLFIFTKLQADATKVLPKEYEHLGELVSIDGSFIDAVLSMHWADYRKGAKKAKAHLGFNLNHSIPSKIYLTDGKGDERPFVNKILSPGQTGIMDRYYQCHKDFDLWQTEGKHFVCRIKENTNKSVIKTNPLKPGSIVFYDALVLLGTPQVNQTEKPVRLIGYWIDAKEYWVATDRHDLTAEDIASLYKLRWNIEIFFDWWKRHLKVYHLIARSQHGLMVQILAGLITYLLLAIYCHNNFKEKVSIKRVRELRIKINNEARNLNFSPFGNYNFKEHAKNYDHAKT is encoded by the coding sequence ATTGATCCGTTTTGCAAACAGCAAAAAATTCCCACGTTTCATGAACTGTTTAGTCCTGTACAGAATATTTTTCATTCGGTGCCACCTCTTGAATCAAAAGGAAACAGGCCGTTGCAGATGAATTTCGAACAACAACTCAAAGCACTTATTTATTACCATCTCGAAGAACATTCCTCAGGCAGAGATCTCCTTCAGGAACTCCAAGAGGATGATTTTGCCAGAACCGAAATAGCGCCTCCCGACGGTATCAAAAAGAGCAGCTTTTTCGAGGCCATCAACCACAGAGGCCTCGAGCAACTCCTCTTTATTTTCACGAAACTTCAAGCCGATGCCACAAAGGTGCTCCCCAAGGAATATGAACATCTGGGGGAACTCGTCAGTATTGATGGTTCATTCATTGACGCAGTCCTTTCCATGCATTGGGCAGATTACCGAAAGGGGGCAAAAAAAGCAAAAGCCCACCTTGGTTTTAATCTTAACCATTCTATTCCATCAAAAATTTACCTTACCGATGGTAAAGGTGACGAACGCCCTTTCGTAAACAAAATACTCTCCCCTGGTCAGACGGGAATCATGGACCGTTATTATCAGTGCCATAAAGACTTTGACCTATGGCAGACAGAAGGAAAGCATTTTGTCTGCCGTATCAAAGAGAATACAAATAAATCCGTTATAAAAACCAATCCTCTCAAGCCAGGGAGCATAGTCTTTTATGATGCCCTTGTCCTGCTTGGAACACCCCAGGTGAATCAGACAGAAAAACCTGTTCGCCTTATCGGGTATTGGATAGACGCTAAAGAGTATTGGGTTGCAACTGACCGCCATGACCTTACTGCTGAAGATATCGCTTCTCTTTACAAGCTTCGCTGGAATATTGAAATATTCTTTGATTGGTGGAAGCGCCACCTCAAGGTCTATCATCTTATCGCACGATCACAGCACGGATTAATGGTTCAAATACTTGCAGGGTTAATTACCTATCTTCTACTTGCTATTTACTGTCACAATAATTTCAAAGAAAAAGTTTCTATCAAAAGAGTCAGAGAGTTGAGAATCAAAATAAATAATGAAGCCAGAAACTTAAACTTTTCTCCTTTTGGCAACTACAATTTCAAAGAACATGCTAAAAATTATGACCACGCAAAAACTTAA